In Megalopta genalis isolate 19385.01 chromosome 7, iyMegGena1_principal, whole genome shotgun sequence, a single window of DNA contains:
- the LOC143259811 gene encoding uncharacterized protein LOC143259811 — MDQNISMDQNISVDQNINVDQNISVDQNISVDQNISVDQNIRMNQNINMEYVEPFRRMNLSDITLHNLRVGRVELGNAKFGSIKIGNVKLSDVKTSDIETTNLKIGDIDVGKVSICDVRLGDVETVKVNIGNVNVSDVEIGIVETCDIEIGDVKIGNVDFGDVEIENEPYEPGLCSYLSILKNNYPYLRNILHM, encoded by the exons ATGGATCAGAATATCAGCATGGATCAGAATATCAGCGTGGATCAGAATATCAACGTGGATCAGAATATCAGCGTGGATCAGAATATCAGCGTGGATCAGAATATCAGCGTGGATCAGAATATCCGCATGAATCAGAATATCAATATGGAATACGTTGAGCCATTCAGGAGGATGAATTTGAGCGACATAACACTCCACAACCTACGAGTCGGCCGAGTAGAACTCGGCAACGCAAAGTTTGGTAGCATAAAAATCGGCAATGTGAAACTCAGCGATGTGAAAACGAGCGACATAGAAACCACAAACTTAAAAATTGGTGATATAGATGTCGGCAAAGTGTCGATCTGCGACGTGCGTCTCGGCGACGTCGAAACCGTCAAAGTTAATATCGGCAACGTAAACGTCAGTGATGTCGAAATCGGCATTGTAGAAACCTGTGACATAGAAATCGGCGACGTAAAAATCGGCAACGTGGATTTTGGCGACGTTGAAATCG AAAACGAACCCTACGAACCTGGGTTATGCAGTTATTTAtcgatattaaaaaataattatccgTATCTAAGAAATATCCTACATATGTAG